A region of the Lagopus muta isolate bLagMut1 chromosome 2, bLagMut1 primary, whole genome shotgun sequence genome:
ccttttgctgctgtcttTCCACTGTGTGGATATTATCTGCTCCTAGTCATCAGGATCCCTTGTACTGCTGGTGGTTCTCAGacacagcttctgctttttaCTTTAAGAAATTCTGTATAAGAAGTGATGAGAGGTACATTTTTGCTGGTAATGTTGTTCAGCTGGCCATCTGTCTGATTACATGTGactgtgattttgttttgctgtgattAGTGATTAAAGTGATTGCAGATGTGACTTGAGCAGTATAAGCATATCACTTTCAGTGCATGGAGAAGCAAATCCAGAGCTTGCACTATTCTCTTTCATCCCAGCACCAGTCCAGACATGAAGAATTCTAGTTTCAATGTCCAATAATCATTGCCTCCTACTATAAGCATCTACTAAATCGCACATTATCAATGTAGGGACAGACATTATTTCTCATAGTTTGTGTAGAGGATTTTTATCTTGAGTTTGAAAAATAGGGCAGTTCttcaaattgaagaaaaaagaaagaagaacttATTCTGTGTCATGCTTTCTAAAATTTTGAAACTTCCTCATCCTACTCCTCTTGTCTGGTAAGAGGTTGTGAAAAAacagcctgttttgttttgttttgttttgttttttttccctagaagtTTGAATATTGATATTAATATAAATTGTAAAATGAAAGTATCTAATTCTGGTGTTTTCActgtgtcaacggtttatgggctggtccggcccagttccatgaccagcagggcggagggatctgcggatccacgcctctgggaaaggggaagcaggggaccccaaaatacttgaaaacaacagcactaatctgaggtggaacaaatgattttactaaatatagtattagtaaaatacaatgagagagagagagagtctgtttgaattgtatagacctcaccacaatgctggggtgagaagtgcagtccagttgagtgactgaagtacagatgGCAAAGAGAAGATGGCGAAGTGCAGGCGGTGAAGCGcagacagcaaagagcagacagcgaagagcaggcgaagaagagaaatcaggtgaccttgcatggagttatatcccctcttgaccgcaaagcctcctggggaaatgcagttcttctcCGTTTGACTAACATTcagcagatatcaaaccccacccccagtgcattacatgatgttatggtgtggaatactgatgaccaaaaatcataaaaccatgacattccaccccttattctacatcactacatcatgcttaacacgtgggattacagactgcactcccccagcaCTAAATTCCCTTGTGGTAAACACTGAACATCCCTCAAATAACAGATGCCTTCTTCCACATCagcccatttctttttctcaggcatcagatTGTCTTTGAAAgggtatctttcttttacagctaacaacatctgcttccagagggtgaaggcctggttctggcatgtactaatacctctgtcaatggctgagtcccCAGAaatgccacccagttggcgagcttctctactatctagccacacactgttggccccattgtcccagcatTGAAGTAACCAAGtagcaataggctcatttgggtgacgtgagaagtcttttctcagacttcgaATTTCATTCATGTTCAGAGATCGATCAACAAAGGTAATgatatcttgctcacctcttcctcttccaggaCTTCTTGCCCTCACAGGCGTTGGTGACCGTGGTCTTACTgagggcccctcccctggactcagaGGTGCTTCTCTTGGACCTCAgagccactcctctggacctttttcctcctctttcttctcttctgagtcGAGATTCGTTTCGTTTTCCGTCCTCTTTCAGGGGCAACTGACATCAATTGTGGTGCCTCCTGCggttgatcaggttggtcagttcCAGTGCTCTCATCCTACAGCTCAGCTTGGAGCCGGTCTCGTTTGATTATGACACTATCTAGCTCAGATTGGAGGGTGTCTTGTTGAGATTGAAGATCGTCGAGTTTGGATTGCAGGGAGTCTCTCTCAATTCggagggcatctctctcagattggaggtcttttctctggagcaggagactcTCTTGCTCATTTTGTACTGTTTCCCTGAGACTCTCCCTTTCAATTTCACAAGCTCTCTCCCTCTCCAGAATAGTACTGAATAaggcccgataagcattagccaggccccaaatcatttgtgcctcctcagatctgccCGAGCCGCAACGTTCCTGCCTCAAATAGCTGTTTAAGCTCCCGGGGTCTTTCAGGTGCTCTGGAGTGAAGTTCCACGACACTGAAGATTTCCATCTATCTAAAGTCTCTCCCAGACCTCTCCACACTCCCCgccactcagtattctctggttttggggaggacatcctcaaaatacaataaatactaatactgagtgaaatgatgagcaatacattcagggagattaacaaTGCGACTCGGTGATCATTCAAGAACTGCATAAAAGATTGAAAGGAGAGACTGGTAGCCTGCTTAAAAATCCCCAGTCCTGTAAAATCAGCAGCTGTCTCCAGAACTGTATGCCACACTGTATGAACATACCAGGTCCATATTTCCACCTGTGTTTTCAATGGATTGTATATGCCTATTGCTCCACAGAGCAAAGTGGCAAGCTTAATTAACGCCCAGTATGTTTtgagcattaggaaagaagaaacagtggCATGCAGTCTCTTAAAAGTCAGTTTCacaacagaaagctttttttttttcttttttctttttttttacagaggcaaGATAGCAAAGTTCAGGGTTTACAAATATCCTAGGATACTGGCAGTCTGCCTGGAGTTTTCAAGGTCATGTTTTCAGAGAGTAGCGGTGAATCAGATAAGCTTTCCCAATGAAgctctctgagagcagagagagatttgtTCTAAACAGCTAGAAAGCAACTGCTGCCCTCATTCTCCACCAAAATATGTCAACGGttttgtctcgctccaatttataggagggagaggaggttcttttattatctatatacccggcgtgagattaagaagcaacagTTCAAATGctggtccgaccagtttattacaaatcttaattagggaaatggggaaggggaggacgaacactattatgaattagggtaatggggaagggaaggagggcgatagaaaagataggaaagaagaggcaaggagtctttataggcagcaagagggacatagtcaccaccatggatccagcgaggttcatagttcagtctttgatcttcagtagcggtgggtcgtcgGGCACTGTTGTTCTATTGACAACGAAGGACGTCGAGGCACGACaacgaccatggcgatgatggccccttttcaatgctttcaaagtggtcgagtcagctgtctttggagtgacagctcaaatccaaagtggttgagtcagctctcctttgagtggcagcttctggatctgggatctcagcagaaactcctttgttcccatcttccgggccttgccagcagataagagggtgcagggatgcccatctgcatcctgtttttcacagaacacgatggtatcgttccccaattttcccacaactagctggagctgtttagtcacaggccagatcttccgccagtaaacactcctgagcattctcatccgctcttctacagagcaagcagctctgggggaaggggctttcaaatgttcccaaagcgatatcgattgtcacacagttagcacccattagttgcctcctcaacaaatcattcagagtcttatcacaagaaatacctcaggaagcaagctatgagccaaaaaacaaagaaggattctcacaggtttatgggctggttcggcccggttccgtgaccaGCGGGGCGGAGCGATCTGCGGATCCgcacctccagaaaagggaaacaggggaccccaaaataattgaaaacagcggcaataatctgaggtggaacaaactaatttactaaacaTAGTATTAGCAAAGTACAGTCAGAGAGAGAGTGTGCCTGAATGGtagataggcctcaccacaatgctgaggtgagaagtgcagtccagttaagcggatgaagaaaagcagatggcgAAGCACAGACGGCGaagagcagatggagaagaaggaatcaggtgaccttgcacagagttatatctcctcgCTGACctcaaagcctcctggggaaacGTAGTTCTCCGTTGGACAAACATTCGGAACTCAAGCATCAGAAGCCAAaccccccagtgcattacatgatgttatggtgtagaatactgataaccaaaaatcataaaaccatgacagtccGTTTGCATTCACAGAAATATTGTAGCAAGAGTAACAACCCAAAAAGCCCTGTGCTACTTTATCACTTTGCTTTTGAGGACCATCTGTCAAACCATAAGATAGAAGACTTTGGAAGGTTACAGCCACCGCCACATCACACCTGGTGAATTTTCTTGAAATAGTCTCTATGAAAATCCAGTTGGGCTGTGAGTGCACACCCTGGGTTTTGTGGTTAACCTACGTGCCATGATAATGCCCCTAAGAAACAGTGCTGTGTAGATAACAGCATTCAGATTCTATTCAGAATGAATTCATCACACTGGCACAACGAAATAGCTTAGAAGGTTCCTGGTTCATGTGAGAGCAGATAAATTTGAACCAAAAATCCTGGGTAAATTGTTGTGGCAGAAAGATGACAGTGAACACAACTGAGAGTGGTTTTCTCACGTTTTGTTAATACTGATGCCTCATGCAAAAACTTCCCTGAGAAGAATTTGAAACTTAAGCCACTGCTAGTTATAAAGGACAAATATAAGCTATTGTCTTGGAGAAAAGGacatttcagtgctgttctgGTGCTGATCTCAACTGTGGTGAGTTTTTACTTGACTGTTACACAGTGCAGTGAGTTCATGCACTTCTATGCTTCCTTTAACTGCTTCAAAATTGCTAACAGAAAGTGAAACAGAATAAGAGCAGAATAAGAAAGTGAAAGCTCTGTGAAAGTCTTTAAAAGCTGTGGGCTTTGTGgaactacatttttttcttttcttttactggCTGCGCTGCCCTCAAAACAGAGTGAGGCCACTGTAGCCTtcagcagaaaatggaaaaactgcGCACAGCAATGAATATTTGTATCCACCACCAAAAGACTCTGGGTTACAGCATCGTGTCGCTGCTGACAATTGCCAGCGAGCAAATCTTTTCCTTGGTGGCCTTCAGGTGTCCCTGCAACAATTTGAATACTCTGTATGGCTGTGTCTTCCTTCTAGCGCCAGCcatccttctctttctgcttgGCTGCATGGTGAATGTCAGGACTTGTCTCCTGCTTAGATACAGCTGCCCTCAGGAGAAGAAACACTGCTGTGGCTCTTGGAGAAAAGGTCACTTCTACCTGAAAGTGCTGGCACCAGTGACAGCCAGCATCTTGGTGGCCCCCCTCACCTGGATTGCAGTGGCCCTGCTCAGTGCAAACTTCTACGAGTGCGCAGCCAGCGGGAGCAGCTTCATCAGGAACCAGATGTGCAGGGATATGGACAAGCCTGAAgcatgctgggagctgctggagaaaatACCCTGTGATGAGAACGCTGTCAGAGGTCTGAATAAGCTGAATTTAACTTCTAAAGGTAAACTTGTCAGCTTTCAAGCACAGTCTCAGGTAAGACCTCTATGCTCTGCTCTTCCCCCAAGGATTCCTGCCTTGCCTGCTTCACACACACTCGTACCTGCTAGCAAAAGCACATGGTTAGCAAAAAATTCTTTGGTCAAAAAACTAACATAGAAAGGCAAAAAGAGGCTAGTTTGTGCTAGCTTCTCTTTTTGGTGTTTGCATAGTAATCTCTTGGCACTGGCAATGGCAAAGCATTTGTCAGTGCTGGGCAGTAGACCAGCCTAGATATCAGCACTtccactgcagcttttcttcttgttcagaTTATGCCTGGTGCAAGCTTTTGTCTGTTACCCTTTCAAAAATCTCAGACTTATGTAAATATGCATTAGTTGAGAGGAAGCTGAAGTCATTAGCATAGAGGAAGCCAACATCTCACTGCAAAAGGGTGAGCTAACAAGTGAAACAAAGAAGGGCAACTTGTTTGATCATGAACCTAAAAGCTTGATTCTATTATTAATTTCACACTAATAGTGTAGGTGAACAGTTAGAATATATGTGCATCTTGTTACAGTCTCCTTCTTGTGCTGAAGGCAAGCTGCGTAATAAAAAATAGCTCTTCTgagtagatttttttccatttggagtgaaacaaaaccaaagtgaTTTGGCAGCActccagttttgtttctgtgcttgttcCTCTTGACTCCAGAAGAAAGTTAATTTATTATCAGTTCTTCAGGAAAATCATTAATACTGATTAATGTAGTTAAGTTTGCAGGAGATAATAATTACACACACAAAGTGTTTAAATTTGTTAGATATTTAGCATATGGCTTCttcaagaaaaagctgaaaaagtgCAGAAAGGAGCAAAATTGAGGAAGATAGATTGTTAttgatttttcagtgaaatcGGAAAGAAACAGACTGATCTAACACAAATGGAAGACATATGAGATCATATACTTCATTTCTTGCATCTGACCTACTTTCAGCAAAATTAGGAGCCAAAAAGTGGTGTGgattctatacaaaataggaaaGATTTCTTATTTGATAGCCAAATCCTTGTTCTGCCTATGAAGCATTGCTTCCATGTCTGATTCAATGTTTTGTTCTATACTCTCGCACAGGGCCATGTGAAAACACTAgtaacacatttatttatttttcaagattcTAGGATGGTTGCTGATAGTCATCGTCATTACTGTGGCAGTCGTTTTAAAATGTATCAGCCGCTGTTGCTCCCCAGGTAGCTATTTTCAGCTAAAGTTCTGGAAAATTTATTCGGAAAAGGAACAAGAGCACTTCGAAACCAAGGCTAAAGAACATGCAGCTCAGCTGGCcgaaagaaaaatgaattacatttttGAAGCCACCAACCCACCGCCATCTCAGACTCCCAGCAATGAAGACTGACAGAAGATTTCACTCCCATATGCATTCAGTAAGAATGATCAGTATTACAGCGTGATACACAAATACATTAATGCAAACAGAGGCAAAATCAGTACACTCAGTGAAGGAGATCAAATTTCCTATGGTTTAAGGGTTTGTAGACGAAGCACGTAAATGAGCAAGggttttagtaaaaaaaaaaacagtttgtaaCACTGGTAATCTTTTAACCTTACTGATCTAAAAGAAGCTTTATACTGTGCTCTTACTGAAATCAATGAGAATTGTATGTTAAAGGCTGATACTGTAAACCCCGggagactttttaaaaataaacttcataaTTTTGCTTAAGTACATTTAAATAAGCGTGTGGTTCATAAAgggattatttcttttttatgtcaGTGATCATTAAGAAAAAGTCATATGTGAAACAGTAAGCATCCACAGCAAAGATGTCAGCCAGTACTATGTGATTACATACAATATGTAATAACATTTAACTGACTGGTATCATTTTAACTGAATAAACATTTATCTGCTTGGTATAATTTCACCTTCATGTACTCAAAAGGTATCCCAAACCTTGCAACAACTGTGTTTCCCAGGGTAGTTTGGAGTTGGGTCATGACAGTAACAAGTGTTCAATTTGTTATTTGTACCTCCAGGAAGCACAATTATGcttaaaatgtttcagttcaCCTCTCCTATTAAAGAACTCAATTGTTCACTGACATCTAGGAGGCAATAAATCTGCTCTGGAGTATTGTAAATTGGAAGGTAACAATGGCCCTGAAATTAGCAGCAAGATGTTTCTTGACTCGGTGGAGCCAGGCTTTGCCATAGAGACACAGTAAAATTGTTCAGGGTAAACTGAAAGCATCTGGAGAAAGGTTATGCCTTTTTTCTACCCCTGATGAGAAAGTCCAGTGAAAATGCTGTCTGGAATTGTGTTCATCCTCTCAGATTTACCAGTTGGGCTTTTGCCATTTTCTACTCCCAAACACATCTGTAGGATGATGCCACCCTCCTCTTCAGCAGCAACCTTCAGAACTTCCCCACATCTAAAAGAGAGATGTCTAAAAGCTGTTGCCGTGAGATTGTACCTGTTTGTCAATCAAAGGAAGATCTGACACTGACATCTCTGAGCTCACTTGAGCACTTGACACTCGCACAAGGCACTCCAGCTCAGCTGGAACACTTCTAAACAACCTTCACTACCAATGCAGCCTGGAGGATTAAAGGATTGAGCCAAAAATACCtgggagtactggtggatggcaagctggacatgaaccaggaatgtgccctcacagcccagaaggccaattgTATCCCAGGCTGCATCCGTGGCCAGCAGGTCCTgctcctctactctgtgctggtgaggccccacctggagtactgcatccagatgtggggtcctcagtacaggagagatacAGACATGTTGGAGCgcatccagaagagggccacaaaaatggtccaagggatggaacacctttcctatgaggacaggctgagagagttggggctgtttagcctggagaagagaaggctgtgaagtgacctgatagtggcctttcagtatctaaagaggagatacaggaaagaaggggacagactctttagcagagtctgtggtgacagaacaaggggaaatggcttcaagcataaagagggtagatttaggttggatataaggaaaagatcttttactttactttaggtgaggatggtgaggcactggaacaggttgcccagagatgtggttgatgtcccatccctggtgACTTTCAAGgagaggctggatcaggccctgggcaacctgatctagctgtggtgtccttgTTCACTGCTGCGGATTTGTGACCTTgaaaggttctttccaactctagggattctatgattctatggttctgtgattcagtgaaaagcagaaggatgTCCAGTGTAAAGGACAGTGAGTGAGTGGCAAACCATTGCATACCAAAGCAGACACCTCACAGTGAGAAACTGCATATTGTAGGATTTATTATTCTTAACTACAATCAGATAGGGAAACAAAGCATATCTTACCAATCATGCTTTTAAACTTcacttcccctctccccccccaaaaaaaaggaaaaataaagtcatgttcacctgaaaacactgaaaacattaGGTGTCTGAATGAATATTTTGCACCCAGCATGCACTGaatactgaaataaagcatCCATTTTGTTCAAGAGTATGGCTATgtgaaaagcaagaacaaagaCATGTTGGTCTCTTGTACTCATACCTGTGCCATGAGGATTAAGATTTTTACTCTGacctcagctgtgctttctaGATTTCTTCACCCTACCAACATCTGAGTGGTGCAGATGAATCAAGGAAACATTTCTACCCTGcatttcatcttcagaaacaaaaggtCTAGAACATCACATAACAAAGCTTTATCtcaatatttctttcatttatttcttttttgctttcttgtcttCAGCCTTCCTTAAAAACGTAATTCCTATTTCTGTCACAGCATCACCCTTCAGCTTGTCTTGCAGAAAGGTCACTTCTGCTGCCAAGTGAACCTaggaagaagcaaagaagcACTCAGTTCATCTCCTTCCTCTGGTTAACAGTATTCTTATCTCTCTCTTACCACAAGGGGACCCCCTTTTACAAGTTTTgtaaaaaacagatttccacattttaaaaaatatatttccaaacCAAATTAATAGAAAGAAAGCCTACATACTAGAAATAGCATATGTTAATCATCAGTCTAGTGCTTTGCTTTGTTCCGAGAACTGAAGATGTGTACTTGATTTTGTAATCACAAAATTTCCTGATCACATACTTAAGTTATTAACACTGTTGTTAATTGGTCAGATATCATATATGTATCACACGTTATGATTCTGAGACTGATTTATAGAAATAAAACTTACACAACTTTTACTTTCTTGAAACGTAAGACATATGACAAATCAGatactcattaaaaaaacaatgcaGCCCAAATGTTATCTTCcagaaaatgagacagaagCTCTACAGCTCAGTGACATTCAGATTATGGCCTTTGCGTGTTCTTTTGTAAAAGCCTTAAATGATTTGGAATGTCATCCAGTATAGTTCTGATTATTTGGTTTTTAAGTTCTCTGCATCCACATTCTCTCTTTCGCATGATGCTGCAGTTGTATTGCTGTGACATGAGAAAATTTTATTGATCCTCGTACATCAAGGATGGAAAGAATCAGGGATGCTTTTAACAATAAAATCTatgcagaaaaactgaaataggaTTAAGGAGCAGATGACAAGCCCAGAACAGGACCTTGGCTCCCCCTGTTCTTTGTCAGCTGGGTCCTTTTCCCAC
Encoded here:
- the LOC125689193 gene encoding calcium homeostasis modulator protein 6-like, giving the protein MEKLRTAMNICIHHQKTLGYSIVSLLTIASEQIFSLVAFRCPCNNLNTLYGCVFLLAPAILLFLLGCMVNVRTCLLLRYSCPQEKKHCCGSWRKGHFYLKVLAPVTASILVAPLTWIAVALLSANFYECAASGSSFIRNQMCRDMDKPEACWELLEKIPCDENAVRGLNKLNLTSKGKLVSFQAQSQILGWLLIVIVITVAVVLKCISRCCSPGSYFQLKFWKIYSEKEQEHFETKAKEHAAQLAERKMNYIFEATNPPPSQTPSNED